The following is a genomic window from Calypte anna isolate BGI_N300 chromosome 7, bCalAnn1_v1.p, whole genome shotgun sequence.
GAGCTCCTGTGGGAaactggctctgcagcttggtgGTTACATGTGCCCTAGCAAGGAGTCAGCAGGGCACAGGAGATAGGGAGAAGTGTTGCATAGAAGGATATGTGGTTATGAAGTCTCATGCTGTATTTTATGaccaaatgtattttctcactttctctccccccccccccctctgaTCCCTTCcagaaaacaagattttagTGGCTCAACATCCTTTGCTCACTGTAGCTAACAAAACTGCAACTCTAGTCTGCAACTACACATACAATGGAACAGGGAAGGAATTCCGAGCTTCGCTACACAAAGGAACAGACAGTGCAGTTGAAGTTTGCTTTATTTCATGGAACACAACCAAAATCAGCAGTAATTCAAATAAAGAATTCAACTGCGAGGGGACTCATGCTAAAGACAAAGTCATCTTCTACCTTTGGAATATGAGTGCCAGCCAAACTGACATCTACTTCTGCAAAATCGAGGCCATGTATCCACCCCCATATGTCCTCAGTGAGAAAAGCAATGGGACTGTCATTCATGTGAAAGGTAAGCTGGGAAATCTCTCTAGGCCAGTATCCTCCCCATCCACACTCCCTACATGATGACTTCTGgcaatttgttttcttaaaaaaaatgatgcttCTGATGTCCCAAAGACAACTCCTAACAATGATTAATACAAATGGCACACTGTAACAAGGAGTAAATAGGCAGAGGCTGTGGTTATTGTTATCATgtatttacagttttctttgttcttttccttaaagAGACACCTGTCCAAACACAAGAGGTTCAGCCTGGAATTCCTTTGTGGATTATGGTGACAGTGACTGGAGTTCTTGGTTTCTACAGTATGC
Proteins encoded in this region:
- the CD28 gene encoding T-cell-specific surface glycoprotein CD28 — its product is MLLGILVVLCFIPSADVTENKILVAQHPLLTVANKTATLVCNYTYNGTGKEFRASLHKGTDSAVEVCFISWNTTKISSNSNKEFNCEGTHAKDKVIFYLWNMSASQTDIYFCKIEAMYPPPYVLSEKSNGTVIHVKETPVQTQEVQPGIPLWIMVTVTGVLGFYSMLVTAVFINYWQNSKKNIYHQNDYMNMTPRHLPYQKNKAYPSYVPTRDYTAYRSWQP